In Citrus sinensis cultivar Valencia sweet orange chromosome 3, DVS_A1.0, whole genome shotgun sequence, the sequence taaattataattttcaacataatCCAAGTCTTAGGAAAATGGTTTCTTACCATTagaattaaatcttaatttaaataatattaggaTAAAATATTAGTAGATATACAATACAGTTTTTATCAATCAGAATATATGATACTAAATGatatctttttataattttattcacacGAATATGGACCTtactcaattaaattaaaaaatttgccatcacttcaaaaatattgaataattagGGACTCAAAAAATATCTACAGTAAGAAATAGCACACATTAGAAGTGTTCAAAATCTAATTCGATTCGCTCAATCTGTCTGATCTGTAGAAATTTCATTAgtaaaaatttgtcaaatttcattagtaatatgattaaaattttttaaccgacaaatcaatttattaaataataaattaaatataaattaagtcGAATCTGCATTCGATCTGTATGcgtatgaattaaatttaaattaaattttattaatacgtagattgaattaaattaaaaataaaataggggATCGGATATGATTCCGATCCGCGAACACTCTAGCACACGTTAGCCTTGTTAAGCCTCCGTTTccctttttaagttttttcagTTCACTTGGATTTCACATCTTCATCAATCATCATTTTCGCTCTTTTGCAAAAGTAGGGTTTTGAAATGTGATAACAAAATGGAACTCTCTGAGCTAATTTCCGTACCAAATCTTaatcatgaaaaaacaaaattcgaATTAGGGTTACAATCTTCCTCTCCGAAATCCGATCTCGATCCTCCACCGTCCGATCTTGATTACACTGCAGGAATTGAGGAAGAGCTGCGAAATCTCGATTTGAGAGAGGCGGAAGAGATAGATTCAATCAAAGCAGCGGAAATAGAAATAgtagttgaagaagaagacgaagaggaagaggaagaggaagaggaagaaagcGAGAGtgatgaaaacaataaaagtaaCATTATAGTTCAGAATGAGAttcaaaatgagaatgagtatggaaatcaaatgagaaaaaggTATCCCTATCCAGTGAGACCCGACGCTCAAGATTGTACTTTTTATATGAAAACAGGTACCTGCAAGTTTGGGTCCAATTGTAAGTTTAATCATCCTGTTCGTAGAAAAAACCaggtaataaaaattaaattttaaatttacccGATTagtttttttgcttttgtttgtttatttgtcaTTGTTTCTGCTGAGAACAAGCTGAGTCTCTATGCTTGTGTGCATGTGAAGTGTGTGAGCAAAGTtaagtgattttgaaattgggaaaaatgcaTAATTGATTTATCTATGCTGAAATGTTCAGTTAGCTCTTTTTTTTGTCTCCCTTTTGTTGGTTTCAAGTCTTCTAAAGAGAAGGTGAAGGAAAGAGAGGAGCTGATTGAGAGGCCTGGCCAGAGCCAGAGCCAAGGCCAGAGTGAGAGTCAAAGCCAGATAGAATGCAAGgttagtaaataatttttgtttgtattttatgGGAATGTGAGGTTAACTTTACTTGCCCatcatttttatatatctGTTAACCAGTAAATTCTATCACTTTTACTTCGTTTTTTTCTGTAAGTGGTTTTGACATCACCATCATGtacttgaatttattattaccattgattttattttctgtcaGCTTTGAAGTTATGCTTTATTCTTTCCTATTGGATTGATCATTGTTATTCAGGATTTGAGTATGTTGTTTTCATGAGGGCTGCTAATACCTTATATAGTTATTTTCTTCCGGATGAGTGAATAACTGAAGGATATGTTACTAGCTTTTATTAAGTATCATCTCTCTGCATTATGTGCAGCATACTAATAACATATTTTCTGCTATTATAATTCTCCTGAGCTATTTGCAGTATTACCTTAGGACAGGAGGGTGTAAGTTCGGAAAGGCTTGCAGATTTAATCACACAAGAGCAAAATCAACAGTTGCCCCAGTTTTAGAGCTCAATTTTTTGGGTCTGCCTATTCGACCTGTATGATTTCTGTTTCGTATAAAGCAGTTAAATGAACCTTGTCCACCTATCtatgttttttctttagttGTTTCCAAATATCATGAATCTATATGAGAGTTGCTCATTCTACAGTCTGCTGGAATGATTATcctaattttgaaattttgattcacCGCAGGGTGAGAAGGAGTGCCCTTATTACATGCGTAATGGTTCCTGCAAGTATGGTGCTAATTGCAGGTTTAATCATCCTGATCCTACAGCTGTTGGCGGGTCTGACTCTCCTTCAGGATATGGTAATGGTGGATCTGTCTCTTCACAAGCTCCATCACAAGCAAGTATAGGATCCTGGTCATCACCTAGGGCTTTAAATGAACCTGCTCCCTTTGTGCCAATGATGTATTCACCAACTCCAGGGGTTCCTTCTCAAAATTCAGAATGGAATGGGTATCAGGTAGTGGCATTGCTCTTATTGTGGTTAGCCTAGCCATAAATGTTTGTCTGTTTATCATCCTCTTTGTTGCATGATCAATTGAAGGGAAATAATGGCAGAATAATTGGCAATAACAAAACTGTTCCTTAATACTCTTTTTTGTTTCACCTGATGCTTAGTTTACCCTTGTCTAGACACTACTGTAGTATTTTAAATGGTTCAAGTTAATGTTCGTTTTACATTTCATCCAAAAAGGGCTTCTGCTTTGAATTGTAAAATGTAACTTACCTTACCAAAACTTTTCTTACAAGTTTCTATGTTTCtcaacaaaaggaaaaaaaaaattacgtctcaaaaaattaataataataaattttagatgTGAAGTGGTTTTGCTTGTCTGTAAAGTTCATTCAATTACTTATCAAATCGTTTTCTGATTGGTTTGATCTGCTTATGGCATGTCAAGTCTCCTCTATATCCACAAGAAAGGAGCGTGCAGTCAGCCCCCACGTATGTCATAAACAACAACCCATTGGTAGATAATGTCCAGATAATTCATCAGCCGCAGATGCTAGTTGATGAGTTCCCAGAACGACCTGGCCAGCCTGAGTGCAGTTACTTCCTAAGAACGGGAGACTGTAAGTATAAGTCTAATTGCAAATATCATCATCCAAAAAATCGGATCCCTAAGTCACCACCATGCACTCTCAGCGACAAGGGTCTGCCACTGCGGCCTGTAAGTTCTGATTTTCAGCTGTGCTTTTGGATGATATACTTACTTGAAAATGACAATTTGAATTGCCACCGAATTCTCAGTTACAGAGTGAAAACAAAAACTGCAGTCTACTGTAAAACAAATCTATGCTCTTACAAAGGTGATGGATATTGACAATGTGTTCCTCAGTGGTTGTTTATCTGTTTTGTTGCTTCTAAAATCTTCTTCGCTGATGGTGTTAATGAGAGACTACTGTTTCTTTTTATCAGTTTTTGACTTTTAGCATAAGAATCTGAACTTTGTTTGACCACATCAAGCCACTGAGTTTTCTATTTTGTGACCTCTAGTTCTTGGTTTTTGAAATACAGGGTCAAAACGTCTGTTCATATTATAGCCGCTATGGCATTTGCAAGTTTGGGCCGGCTTGTAAATATGATCATCCGATACACCCAGATGCTTCAGCTGAGTATGGGCTAGATCCGCCTCCATCATTTGGCGACTCTACAACTAGGCAAGAGACTGGAATGGCTGGAACTGGAAACGGAAATGGGAGTGACAAGAACATTTAGCAGCctgtgtaaatttttttttttgcatcgAGGGCTCTCTAGATTTTAGGATTCAGACTGCTGaggtttttttcttcttctttagaCATGAAAATTCTATTTAGCAATTTTAGTTAAGCTGCCACAAGCTTTTCATAGGCTGGCACTAGATATATACTTATTTGTTGTGTTACTACAAGCCAAAGGGAAATCAGGATATGTAAGTTATCTCGGTTTCAGTTGTTTCTATTCAATCCGTCCAGTAATTACAATCATATACCAAATCAGCTGCGAACGAAGTGATGATTTGAGaattagtgttttttttttaatcaattttcaataTATGATTTACAAGGAAATGCCATTTCCTCCCAGTTTCCTGTGAATGTGGGTGAAGACAGAAGAGTACTGACATCACTGAAAATAACTCTGAAGGCATACCTGCAAACGGGTAAATGCTGTGGCACTGAATTGAATGTCAACGGCCTAGCTAATACAATTTGatggtttgatttgaagtaGCCTGATGCAATTTGTTGCCATGCAGTATTCGTAGAAACGgtgaaagaaaatcaattaagTGCGTTTACGATGAAAGAGAATCGTGCCACATTGCACAGAGTCGATGTAGTTCTGACTTCTGAggaattaacattttaaaaattggaaTATAATATCACAACATTTGTGTAAGCTTAGTTGTATGTTTAATATCACACCATGAATATAATATCCATGGTGCCGTATTGCCAGTgctattgaaaaaaaaaatgtttttcaatATCCGTATCTTCTCCCTCTCAGTTAAAAACGTCAATATTTGTAAAACTTTCCCTTCCATTTAACAACGGCAACATTTGTAAAGTAGaataaagaagaggaagaaaatgtGCAGAATAAACTAATATACTGCACCAACAAATGCAATCGACAAGTTTGACATTATCACAAGCAGTAAACCAGTAGGCCTGGCCAGCGTATTCATCAAAGACTTAGCTGTTAAGCACCTACTAACTTCATAGGCAACTTACATCATTTCAATGCCTCCAAAGCAATGTGGACTCAGCCACAGCACAACCACTTGCTctacatataaaatataagaagaCGGTTGGTTACactatcaaaaaattaaaccgCCATTGCGAGTGAAGGATTTTGCAGCCATAACAGACATTTACCTTTCGAGCTCGAGGGTACTCAAAACTTTCGCTTTCCTTGTAACACACTATCACTCCTTCTGGGTGTATTAGATTTCCCAACACTACTTCTGTTGGTCTTCTTCTCATCTCTGGCCTTGTTAAATATGACTGTAAATCCTTCAGCTGAGGCAGGGTTATTTACATCCCAACCTCCAAATTTAGGCAATGGCCGGCCTCTGTCCTCCTGAAAATTacagaagaaaaaaacaatacTTTAGTGAAGACCCCCTGAAAATACTCAAGACTTAAACACCAAAACTACATGCTTCCAAGAAGAATCATTCATATCAGCTTATTATTGAGGAGTAGTTTTACATGAAACATTGATTATCTAATCCCCtagggctttttttttttttttttttttttaattggggaaaaaaaaagaacttgacTTCCGGCAAAATCCATTTCTACACATTGTGATAactgataaaagaaaatatattgaGAAAAGGATTCCCTTCCTGCGCATCATGCATCTTGCAGACATATTACTCGCAGACACCATCTAGAATCTGTTTCAATCTCATAGATTGTTGCTTGTCAAAATATTTGTGTAAAAATTAAGCTTcatacaaatacaaatacaaatacttaattatcaGTAAAAATCTTGTGTTCCACGAGAAGTCTGCACAAAATCAATCTCCATATCCCTCCTTTGACCATCTCTTTGTCCATCAATACTACGGATTTCACTACACGTGAATTTTGGTATTAAGCCGAGAGAATTAATTCTAACAGGAAGCCAAAACAGCAAAAGTAACATGAAACATTGAGTAGAAATTCCTGTCAATGCAACAAATGAAAGCCATTGAGTATAACCTCCACCTTTATACTCCCATCTTAGAGATAAAGACTACAAAATTGAACTGTAccaactaaaaattattcttttctacAAGTACTTCTTCTTAATTAGAGTAAACGTCCTGTAATTTGCTAATCAACAgagattttcattttcctccAAAAATTGGTGTATTTTACCCTAAGGTTCTTTGGCATCATCATAAAGTAAACTTTTGCTTAGGAGATGATTCCAACTTTCAACATAGTTCTAAAAGATAAACATCATATATTGTTAGGATGTGGGAACCAGCATGTCAATTACAGAACATCCAAAATCTTTAACGTCCTTTGCAGAATTATGAATCTATAACACGACgatgacattaaaaaaaaaaatgcctaCCTCAAAAAAAATCAGAACAAAAAGTATGAACAATCATtgagaagaaaatataagaaacaAAGGGAAAGACAAAAACTTCTCGTAGCTCAAGACAAAAAACTCAGGTTGTGTTTACTTGTTGGAatgggagtgaggagtgtggattcctcccactccagcgttTACTTGCTTAAAATGGCCACGGattgggaatcccactccgtgGGCCCCACTCATTTTTGGtgtggggagtgggagtgggactcccattgcgggaggtgggagtgggaatccactcccacctctcccctTTTTACcctttcatttaatttaatttaatttaatattttataattaataaataaaataaataatatttatttgaataataatattatatttaactaaataataatttacattgattctaagttaaaattattttaaaataatactattacattaatagagaattaataaatataatattattatatttattttaaaaataatagtactatatttatttaatattaataataataaatagtttattctaagaaaatattaattttgtactaaataatattatattattattttatataataataaatttaatataattatattaaataaaataaaataaggtttcattttatattaaaattaataatttattgttcataattaagaatattaataattataataaatttataaatataataaaataaatattattcattaaatatattttttattagttttgtaattaaaaactataattctttaaataaggataaaattgtaatttgaaactatttactccaaatccaagacaaagtaaacacataaattggattatGATCTTTATTCCATACTTCCATTctagtgtaagtaaacaacctactctcactcccactccacacttcTAATCCAaagattcccactcctcaggattcccactccaatccaaaaagtaaacgcagcatCAATGTAAGAGTATCAGTGAGAGTCATTTTGATATTGTAGCAACACAAATCAACACAATACAATTACGTTATGCATACACATAAATAATCATGAACAATGCACGTCAAATTCAAACATACTATTAAAGGATAAAGAAATGGAACAGGAGAAATGTGATGACCCAAATAAgatgaagagaagaagaatgaGCATACGGATCCCATCAATGGAGGAGACCAAAGGAAGCAGCTCCAGCTTCGGGTAGATGGAGATGGGGATGTTTGGAGAGTGAGAGAGGGACAACGTGAGACaaattttgagagagagacagagagagagcTACTCCTCCTATTACCTCCTATTTGTTAGTTGTTAGGCAGTGAACAATTTCGGGTCACCACACCCCACACACGTCGTTTACGCTCAGGATTCATATAACCGTTTTCCATTCATGGCCAGCCTGACCTAGAATGGATATCCAATCTTATTTATTAGCTTTAAATTGCCATACTGATCTAGTTTCGGTGATGTTCTAAATAAAGGCTCGGCTCCTCATTCAGATATTTACTTTGGAACAGTTTTCATAATCACACGTCAATTGGTGTTTACTGGt encodes:
- the LOC102615603 gene encoding zinc finger CCCH domain-containing protein 43 isoform X3; this encodes MELSELISVPNLNHEKTKFELGLQSSSPKSDLDPPPSDLDYTAGIEEELRNLDLREAEEIDSIKAAEIEIVVEEEDEEEEEEEEEESESDENNKSNIIVQNEIQNENEYGNQMRKRYPYPVRPDAQDCTFYMKTGTCKFGSNCKFNHPVRRKNQSSKEKVKEREELIERPGQSQSQGQSESQSQIECKGEKECPYYMRNGSCKYGANCRFNHPDPTAVGGSDSPSGYGNGGSVSSQAPSQASIGSWSSPRALNEPAPFVPMMYSPTPGVPSQNSEWNGYQSPLYPQERSVQSAPTYVINNNPLVDNVQIIHQPQMLVDEFPERPGQPECSYFLRTGDCKYKSNCKYHHPKNRIPKSPPCTLSDKGLPLRPGQNVCSYYSRYGICKFGPACKYDHPIHPDASAEYGLDPPPSFGDSTTRQETGMAGTGNGNGSDKNI
- the LOC102615603 gene encoding zinc finger CCCH domain-containing protein 67 isoform X1, with protein sequence MELSELISVPNLNHEKTKFELGLQSSSPKSDLDPPPSDLDYTAGIEEELRNLDLREAEEIDSIKAAEIEIVVEEEDEEEEEEEEEESESDENNKSNIIVQNEIQNENEYGNQMRKRYPYPVRPDAQDCTFYMKTGTCKFGSNCKFNHPVRRKNQSSKEKVKEREELIERPGQSQSQGQSESQSQIECKYYLRTGGCKFGKACRFNHTRAKSTVAPVLELNFLGLPIRPGEKECPYYMRNGSCKYGANCRFNHPDPTAVGGSDSPSGYGNGGSVSSQAPSQASIGSWSSPRALNEPAPFVPMMYSPTPGVPSQNSEWNGYQSPLYPQERSVQSAPTYVINNNPLVDNVQIIHQPQMLVDEFPERPGQPECSYFLRTGDCKYKSNCKYHHPKNRIPKSPPCTLSDKGLPLRPGQNVCSYYSRYGICKFGPACKYDHPIHPDASAEYGLDPPPSFGDSTTRQETGMAGTGNGNGSDKNI
- the LOC102615603 gene encoding zinc finger CCCH domain-containing protein 67 isoform X5, whose translation is MISVSYKAGEKECPYYMRNGSCKYGANCRFNHPDPTAVGGSDSPSGYGNGGSVSSQAPSQASIGSWSSPRALNEPAPFVPMMYSPTPGVPSQNSEWNGYQSPLYPQERSVQSAPTYVINNNPLVDNVQIIHQPQMLVDEFPERPGQPECSYFLRTGDCKYKSNCKYHHPKNRIPKSPPCTLSDKGLPLRPGQNVCSYYSRYGICKFGPACKYDHPIHPDASAEYGLDPPPSFGDSTTRQETGMAGTGNGNGSDKNI
- the LOC102615603 gene encoding zinc finger CCCH domain-containing protein 43 isoform X4, whose protein sequence is MELSELISVPNLNHEKTKFELGLQSSSPKSDLDPPPSDLDYTAGIEEELRNLDLREAEEIDSIKAAEIEIVVEEEDEEEEEEEEEESESDENNKSNIIVQNEIQNENEYGNQMRKRYPYPVRPDAQDCTFYMKTGTCKFGSNCKFNHPVRRKNQSSKEKVKEREELIERPGQSQSQGQSESQSQIECKYYLRTGGCKFGKACRFNHTRAKSTVAPVLELNFLGLPIRPGEKECPYYMRNGSCKYGANCRFNHPDPTAVGGSDSPSGYGNGGSVSSQAPSQASIGSWSSPRALNEPAPFVPMMYSPTPGVPSQNSEWNGYQSPLYPQERSVQSAPTYVINNNPLVDNVQIIHQPQMLVDEFPERPGQPECSYFLRTGDCKYKSNCKYHHPKNRIPKSPPCTLSDKGLPLRPLQSENKNCSLL
- the LOC102615603 gene encoding zinc finger CCCH domain-containing protein 67 isoform X2; the protein is MELSELISVPNLNHEKTKFELGLQSSSPKSDLDPPPSDLDYTAGIEEELRNLDLREAEEIDSIKAAEIEIVVEEEDEEEEEEEEEESESDENNKSNIIVQNEIQNENEYGNQMRKRYPYPVRPDAQDCTFYMKTGTCKFGSNCKFNHPVRRKNQSSKEKVKEREELIERPGQSQSQGQSESQSQIECKYYLRTGGCKFGKACRFNHTRAKSTVAPVLELNFLGLPIRPGEKECPYYMRNGSCKYGANCRFNHPDPTAVGGSDSPSGYGNGGSVSSQAPSQASIGSWSSPRALNEPAPFVPMMYSPTPGVPSQNSEWNGYQSPLYPQERSVQSAPTYVINNNPLVDNVQIIHQPQMLVDEFPERPGQPECSYFLRTGDCKYKSNCKYHHPKNRIPKSPPCTLSDKGLPLRPVSSDFQLCFWMIYLLENDNLNCHRILSYRVKTKTAVYCKTNLCSYKGSKRLFIL